Genomic segment of Clostridiales bacterium:
AAAGAAGGCGCGCAAGCCTTTAAAGAAAACTACCTAAAAAAAGCGATGCCGCTTTTGAGATACAAGCTTGAAGTATTAAAAAAAGATTACGACCTAAATACTCATGACGGCAGGTCAAAATACGCGATAGCGGCGTGCAAGCTCGCGTCCAATCAAAAAGACTATGTATCCATAGAAGCCGCTTTGAAAATGATTCAAAAAATAACGGGTTTTACCTTTGAGTCGCTAAAGGCGCAAATTTCAATGAATATAGAAGGAGTTAAGCCCGCATTAGTTGAAGAAAAAAAGGATAATTTACATACAAAAGCTATAAAATATCTTTTGTGGGCAATCATAAATAAGAAAGATTATGCGCGTTATGACTTTCCTTTTGAAAGGTTGCCATTGAATAATTTGCATAAAAAAATCTTAAACTACGCGTTAAGCGGAAAAGATATAAAAAAAATATTCTTGGATTTTGACGAGAGCGAACATAAGGAATTAGGCGAAATATTAAATTTTGCGCAAAGCGATTCTTCCGACCCTGAAATCCAAAGAAAATATTACGAAGGTTATTACGCTCAATTAATGATTGAAATAATGGAGCAAGAAAGGGAAAAATTGAGCAAAGAATGCGAAATAGAACAGGACGAAGAGAAAAAGAAAGCGCAATTGCAAAAACTAGCCGAACTCATAGAAAAAATAAACCAATTAAGAAAAAGGAGTATTAGTATTTAATGGAAGAAAACATTACCGAAAAACAGCGACAAGAAATTGACCGTTTGGTCGCTTTGGGCAAAAGCAAAGGTTTTTTGACCTATGACGAAATTGCCGCAAGGTTTATAACCGAACTGGAAGCAAGCGCCGTGGTCATGGACGAGATTTTTCGCATAATAGAGGAAGAAGGCGTTCAGGTCCTAAAAAATATAAGCCAAATTGAAAAAGACGAAGAAGACATTGACAAGCTGATGCGCGATGTAAGCGTAGAAGACCCTGTCAAAATGTATCTTAAAGATATAGGCAAAGTTCCGCTTTTGACCGCCGAAGAAGAGGTTTATCTTGCCGAAAGGATGGCCCAAGGCGACGAGGAAGCCAAGAACAAACTATGCGAAGCTAATTTAAGATTGGTTGTGAGCATTGCCAAAAGATATGTAGGCAGGGGAATGCAGTTTTTGGACTTGATCCAAGAGGGCAATCTGGGGCTTTTAAAAGCTGTGGAAAAATTTGACCATACCAAAGGCTTTAGGTTTTCAACCTACGCGACATGGTGGATAAGACAAGCGATAACAAGAGCTATCGCCGATCAAGCTCGCACCATAAGGATTCCCGTACATATGGTGGAGACCATAAACAAATTGATACGCGTTTCAAGACAGCTTTTGCAGTCTTTAGGCAGGGAACCCACGCCCGAAGAAATAGCCGAGGAAATGGGCATTACGGTGGAAAAAGTCCGGGAGATCCAAAAAATCGCGCAAGACCCCGTATCGCTGGAGACCCCTATCGGCGAGGAAGAAGACAGCCATTTGGGCGATTTTGTCCCCGACGAAAACGCTATTTCGCCTTCCGAGATGGCCGAGATTTTGGACGCGCGCGAAAGAGTCAGAAAAGAATTGGAAGCCCTTACGGCGCGCGAGCAGCAAGTCTTAAGGCTAAGATACGGCATTTATGACGGGCACCCCCGCACGTTGGAAGAAGTGGGCAAAGTCTTTAATGTAACAAGGGAACGCATAAGACAGATAGAGGCCAAAGCGCTTAGAAAACTTCGCAACATATCCAAAAGCCAAAAGCGCCTCAAAGACCTAAACGGATGAGGCTATCCAAAAGGCTTCAATCAATAGCCGATATGGTAACTTTTTGCGACACTGTGGCGGATATCGGCTGCGATCACGGCAAATTATCGGTTTATTTGATAATCAACGGGCTTTGCGACAAGGTTTTGGCGACGGACATAAGCCCTTTATCTTTACAAAAAACCCAAAAACTAGCCCAAAAAAAGAAAATTGAAAACAAAATTATTACCCTGTGCGGCGACGGGCTAAAGCCGTTGATTGACTATGGCCAAAAGATTGATTTGGCGGTTATAGCCGGCATGGGCGGCAGGGAGATTGCCAAAATCATAGAACAGGACCAAGATTTGATTGACCGTTATATCTTATCGCCGCAGCAAAATACGCCAATTTTGCGCGAAAAACTTAACGAATTTGGCTATAAGATTGTCAATGATTTTATTGTATTGGACAAAGCCAAGTTTTATGATATTATAGAAGCTGTAAAAGGCAAGCAAGAGCTAGGGCAATCCGAGCTAGAATGGGGCATTGGGAACCTAAAAAACCCTTCAAAAGATTTTTTATTATATTTGGACAAAAAAATAAATCTATTGACACAAGC
This window contains:
- a CDS encoding SAM-dependent methyltransferase, yielding MRLSKRLQSIADMVTFCDTVADIGCDHGKLSVYLIINGLCDKVLATDISPLSLQKTQKLAQKKKIENKIITLCGDGLKPLIDYGQKIDLAVIAGMGGREIAKIIEQDQDLIDRYILSPQQNTPILREKLNEFGYKIVNDFIVLDKAKFYDIIEAVKGKQELGQSELEWGIGNLKNPSKDFLLYLDKKINLLTQANKRAKTQQRELIKKDLEKILNLRESIKGRLK
- the rpoD gene encoding RNA polymerase sigma factor RpoD → MEENITEKQRQEIDRLVALGKSKGFLTYDEIAARFITELEASAVVMDEIFRIIEEEGVQVLKNISQIEKDEEDIDKLMRDVSVEDPVKMYLKDIGKVPLLTAEEEVYLAERMAQGDEEAKNKLCEANLRLVVSIAKRYVGRGMQFLDLIQEGNLGLLKAVEKFDHTKGFRFSTYATWWIRQAITRAIADQARTIRIPVHMVETINKLIRVSRQLLQSLGREPTPEEIAEEMGITVEKVREIQKIAQDPVSLETPIGEEEDSHLGDFVPDENAISPSEMAEILDARERVRKELEALTAREQQVLRLRYGIYDGHPRTLEEVGKVFNVTRERIRQIEAKALRKLRNISKSQKRLKDLNG